In Fibrobacter sp. UWB15, the following proteins share a genomic window:
- a CDS encoding transglutaminase family protein produces MKSLFSLSSLISRLSSRFFWPVLIVVFAASLALVLWSGQTENMSFRDAACSFEDKLPGCLNAVPAWNEGLTFYDSALMATGDTLQSLKALLWEHWNLEFAGAGEPAVVQNSILPLRVLEFRKSGCMGLSWLAMMVAEARNLPLSVIMLPGHVFLRYGTESATGVNLEPNRKGYSYTDEEYREKYKKGPWTGLEFKPLTSTQFVGLAAFNMGNSYLDNDLRRALTWYRMAEEFFSEYPGIKANQEIAKSRLPDHL; encoded by the coding sequence ATGAAAAGTCTTTTTTCTCTCTCGTCTCTCATCTCTCGTCTCTCGTCTAGGTTCTTCTGGCCTGTGCTGATTGTCGTTTTTGCGGCATCGCTTGCGCTAGTGCTTTGGAGCGGACAAACCGAGAATATGAGCTTTAGAGATGCGGCCTGTTCCTTTGAAGATAAACTGCCGGGCTGCTTGAATGCGGTACCCGCATGGAACGAAGGACTCACTTTTTATGACAGTGCGTTGATGGCGACTGGCGATACCTTGCAGAGCCTGAAGGCCTTGCTTTGGGAACACTGGAATTTGGAATTTGCCGGAGCAGGGGAACCTGCTGTGGTGCAAAATTCCATATTGCCCCTGCGCGTTCTTGAATTTCGAAAATCCGGTTGCATGGGTCTTTCGTGGCTTGCGATGATGGTTGCCGAGGCGCGGAACTTGCCGCTTTCGGTCATTATGCTGCCGGGACATGTGTTCTTGCGCTATGGGACAGAATCTGCGACTGGCGTGAATTTGGAACCCAATCGAAAGGGGTATTCCTATACGGATGAAGAGTACCGTGAAAAGTATAAAAAGGGCCCCTGGACCGGCCTTGAATTTAAGCCTTTGACCTCCACACAATTTGTGGGCCTAGCCGCCTTTAACATGGGTAATTCTTATTTGGATAACGATTTGCGTCGTGCTTTGACATGGTACCGCATGGCTGAGGAATTCTTTTCGGAATATCCGGGGATAAAAGCGAATCAGGAAATCGCTAAAAGCCGCTTGCCAGACCACCTGTAG
- a CDS encoding TIGR02171 family protein, whose product MRILAFFFVSLVLLACSQESGSSSAIIVDFSDDELEGMVHVTAQNANALLGTNDPLAKTEETPQMRIKIDYSFSMGKHEVTCGEFNKLMKPQGLELPCENKNIPATDLTYYDAVLFVNEKSKDGKFDTVYTYTSKQMDSDGHCTFLEGFNFHPDVKGFRLPTEAEWVLVAGRHWNPKSGWNSENSGMKLHEVCTRNENSDFCDLAGNAMEWVNDWLGFFRDTTVFNFAGSPDGGNLGRRIVKGGSYRQQPSAMRLYNRTDVYTITSASRADYVGFRLAFGNIPDAVWMDYNGLVNTTRVISLVNQRTLKSKLGTYKVLLAFRNNVSETMAYLNYSDGTIYTAEFPDIYESYHPEISPNGRYIAYCTGLEGVSGNSKLYVRVLTLNEKYIAVLNVKSAAIPRWRVLDNGDTVIVYVTDAGSNKNSETFKSASTWQVKFEKGRFGTPQKLFDGAYHDGISSDNKLAVSGARLLRAKMADSSKTLPDGRDSVWYNGEQACNASLATDGSKKTLFLDFASETGKKFVGESYGVHERLLVMDSTGKLIHSVKAPAGYSFDHSEWVRGRSDFAVVSLSDANGMHNKIALVNVQDSSITELVEGEDLWQPTMWIPDPFDKSTSELDEDSAGVYMHMGDKLEGVLMRYKMELLWRFRDTANVVVVGSSRPLLAVSPKYFGAKYFVINLAQTPNSIYMTRDYLNNYIYPHVRRMKYIVLSLDIDLWYKESSDNFFEKGYEQYAGFVYDKNHNYWQDGYPTGLLEYTENYIGVEGEAYHLDDRGRYLASDCKAWGEPDIEMDSMYYDKNPEVLENSIATLKDILKKAEENKVFVVGVIFPQNPKYKKTGAFGRYGVRRSLAKKIIQDLKDLEKEYPHFKVFDQNKMGDHDYDDEKANDSDHLCKKGAQKLSTRLYEFIKTLKEKDE is encoded by the coding sequence ATGCGGATACTAGCATTTTTCTTTGTATCTTTAGTTCTTTTAGCGTGTTCGCAAGAGAGTGGGTCTTCGAGCGCCATTATTGTTGATTTTTCTGACGACGAATTAGAAGGCATGGTGCATGTGACGGCACAAAATGCAAATGCCTTGCTTGGAACAAACGACCCTCTGGCCAAGACAGAAGAAACGCCTCAAATGAGGATCAAAATCGACTACTCGTTTTCTATGGGGAAACACGAGGTCACTTGTGGTGAATTCAATAAGTTGATGAAACCCCAGGGACTCGAACTTCCGTGCGAAAACAAAAATATCCCGGCTACGGACCTGACTTATTACGATGCAGTCTTGTTTGTTAACGAAAAGAGCAAGGACGGCAAATTCGATACGGTGTACACTTATACAAGCAAGCAGATGGACTCCGATGGCCATTGCACGTTCTTGGAAGGTTTCAATTTTCATCCGGACGTCAAGGGTTTCCGTTTGCCTACGGAAGCGGAATGGGTCTTGGTGGCTGGCCGCCACTGGAATCCTAAATCGGGGTGGAATTCCGAAAATTCGGGTATGAAGTTACATGAAGTATGTACCCGCAACGAAAACAGTGATTTTTGCGACTTGGCGGGCAACGCCATGGAATGGGTGAATGACTGGCTCGGATTCTTTAGGGACACGACGGTATTCAATTTTGCGGGTTCTCCGGATGGAGGTAACTTGGGCAGACGAATTGTGAAGGGCGGCAGTTATCGCCAGCAACCATCTGCCATGCGTCTGTATAACCGTACCGATGTCTATACCATTACATCTGCTAGCCGCGCCGATTATGTCGGATTCCGTTTGGCTTTCGGTAATATTCCGGATGCTGTATGGATGGACTACAATGGCTTGGTGAATACAACACGCGTTATTTCGTTGGTGAACCAACGTACGCTGAAATCGAAACTGGGTACCTACAAGGTTCTGCTTGCATTCAGAAATAATGTTAGTGAAACCATGGCTTATCTGAACTATTCTGATGGTACCATTTATACGGCGGAATTTCCGGATATTTATGAATCTTATCACCCTGAAATTTCTCCTAACGGCAGGTACATTGCCTATTGCACTGGGTTAGAAGGAGTGTCGGGTAATTCTAAGCTGTACGTAAGAGTGCTGACATTGAACGAAAAATATATTGCTGTATTGAATGTCAAGAGTGCTGCGATTCCTCGTTGGCGAGTCCTGGATAATGGTGATACGGTCATTGTTTATGTGACTGATGCCGGCAGCAACAAGAATAGCGAAACATTCAAGTCCGCTTCGACTTGGCAGGTGAAGTTTGAAAAAGGTCGCTTTGGAACTCCCCAAAAATTGTTTGACGGAGCATACCATGATGGCATTAGTAGCGACAATAAATTGGCTGTGAGCGGTGCTCGCTTGCTCCGTGCGAAAATGGCCGATTCCTCTAAAACTTTGCCTGATGGCCGCGATTCCGTGTGGTACAATGGAGAACAGGCCTGTAACGCATCCCTTGCTACGGATGGGTCCAAGAAAACCTTGTTCCTTGATTTTGCCAGTGAGACTGGAAAGAAGTTCGTGGGTGAATCCTATGGCGTCCATGAACGATTGCTGGTTATGGATAGCACGGGCAAGTTGATTCATTCTGTCAAGGCTCCGGCGGGTTATTCTTTTGACCATAGCGAATGGGTTCGTGGACGTTCGGATTTTGCCGTTGTGTCGCTCTCCGATGCGAACGGCATGCACAATAAGATTGCTCTTGTGAATGTGCAGGACAGCAGCATTACAGAACTGGTAGAAGGTGAAGACCTTTGGCAGCCGACGATGTGGATTCCGGATCCATTTGACAAGTCTACTTCGGAACTTGACGAAGATAGCGCTGGCGTCTATATGCACATGGGCGATAAACTTGAAGGCGTCTTGATGCGCTACAAGATGGAACTCCTGTGGCGTTTCCGTGATACGGCCAATGTGGTCGTGGTAGGTTCTTCTCGTCCGCTGCTTGCGGTGTCCCCGAAGTATTTTGGGGCCAAGTATTTTGTCATTAATCTAGCGCAAACGCCTAATTCCATCTACATGACCAGGGATTACTTGAACAATTACATTTATCCCCATGTTCGTCGGATGAAATACATTGTCCTGTCGTTGGATATCGACTTGTGGTACAAGGAAAGTAGCGATAATTTCTTCGAGAAAGGTTACGAACAGTATGCCGGTTTTGTCTACGACAAAAATCATAATTATTGGCAAGATGGCTATCCGACGGGTCTGTTGGAATATACCGAAAACTACATTGGCGTCGAAGGCGAGGCCTATCATCTGGATGATCGCGGACGTTACCTCGCTTCGGATTGTAAAGCTTGGGGAGAGCCAGATATTGAAATGGATTCAATGTATTACGACAAGAATCCGGAGGTCCTTGAAAATTCGATAGCCACACTTAAGGATATCTTGAAAAAGGCAGAAGAGAACAAAGTCTTTGTGGTCGGTGTAATCTTCCCGCAGAATCCCAAGTACAAAAAGACGGGCGCATTTGGCCGTTATGGAGTTCGTAGAAGTCTCGCGAAAAAGATTATCCAGGACTTGAAGGACCTTGAAAAAGAATATCCTCATTTTAAGGTGTTTGACCAGAACAAAATGGGGGACCACGATTATGACGATGAAAAGGCGAATGACTCCGACCACCTTTGCAAGAAGGGCGCACAAAAGCTTTCAACTCGCCTCTATGAGTTTATTAAGACCTTAAAGGAAAAAGATGAATAG
- a CDS encoding TIGR02171 family protein, with product MNRIFLLLLGVCLFACSNSESVYSQHDSDPILVADSLDGMLSVRLEQKNLHLGTNEVAAKANERPQMNVLLNYDFSIAKHEVTCREFNDLMKPAGTSLDCESGDLPATNLTYYDAVLFANARSKAEGFDTAYSYTAAVFDAEKHCSNLEGFAFHPEKEGYRLPTEAEWTYVANLNWRPDSAWTADNSGFKLHEVCHFASADVNVCDMAGNAMEWVNDWLGAFRDTTVSNYVGAPDGGSLGQRVVKGGSYRNEAHSIALYARGDVYTVTSSTRADYVGFRLAFGAIPNATWMNSNGDAMTSRIVPLANSSSIRSRTGTFRSKLVFRNDLTGNLAFIDYSNSILSVVEIADTIDAYHPEISPDGKKVAFCTGLEGISGKSDLYVRDLNGMGSNLVKLDVESAAIPRWRVLENGDTAIVYVTGAGNNKNESSFEESSTWLVKFANGKFGKPEKLFDGAYHGGISEDGSLAVTGARLLRARISNRDTVWYNEEQACNVSLAKDSSKRTLFLDFGGKTGRDYVGEDYATHQRLLIADSLGKLMGSVAAPTGYTFDHSEWTLGGDNLAVATLTNSAGAHTKIVLVNVADGEVMDLAEGDELWHPSFWSLQNSMLKNVTLDVDSAGVYLDEDFDVGATILRYKIELVWTYRDWANVVVLGSSRPQSGIIPAKMRDQFKTLNVTNVPNMVASTEFIAKNYVFPHVKNLKYLVVSLDIDLWHKDEQSEYNFFYKDYRKYPGYVYDENHDFWKNGYPEGLAELTQNTLGQEYNENLLRSTLGYVPGNPANWEEKPAVEFDSTWMDYWPDHFEASFEHLQNILKMAENYNVKVIGIVFPQSPNFKKTGAFGRYGVRRSEAPALLKRIQNLESVYPNFIFWDENKMGDHDYDDSMANNKDHLSDLGAQQLTERLNLLLEGLE from the coding sequence ATGAATAGGATTTTTTTGTTGCTGTTGGGCGTTTGCCTGTTCGCCTGCTCCAATTCCGAAAGCGTGTATTCGCAGCATGATTCGGATCCTATTCTTGTTGCAGATTCTTTAGACGGTATGCTTTCTGTTCGGCTGGAACAGAAAAATTTGCATCTCGGAACAAACGAGGTGGCAGCGAAGGCGAATGAACGCCCGCAAATGAATGTCTTGCTGAATTACGATTTTTCGATTGCCAAGCATGAGGTGACGTGCCGCGAATTTAACGACTTAATGAAGCCGGCGGGCACTTCGCTGGATTGTGAAAGTGGAGATTTGCCGGCCACGAATTTGACTTACTACGATGCGGTCTTGTTTGCCAATGCCCGTAGCAAGGCCGAAGGCTTTGATACGGCTTACTCCTATACGGCTGCAGTTTTCGATGCCGAAAAGCACTGCTCCAATTTGGAGGGCTTTGCATTCCACCCTGAAAAAGAAGGCTACCGTTTGCCGACGGAAGCGGAATGGACTTATGTGGCGAATTTGAATTGGAGACCCGATTCTGCTTGGACTGCGGATAATTCTGGCTTTAAGCTGCATGAAGTTTGTCACTTTGCCTCTGCCGATGTGAATGTTTGCGACATGGCGGGTAACGCCATGGAGTGGGTAAATGACTGGCTTGGAGCATTCCGCGATACGACCGTGTCGAATTACGTGGGCGCTCCTGATGGCGGTTCGCTCGGACAGCGCGTCGTGAAGGGTGGTAGCTACCGGAACGAGGCGCATTCCATTGCGCTTTATGCACGCGGAGACGTGTACACGGTGACTTCTTCGACGAGGGCCGACTATGTCGGCTTTCGTCTGGCTTTTGGTGCAATACCCAATGCGACATGGATGAATTCCAATGGCGATGCCATGACAAGTCGAATTGTACCCTTGGCGAATTCCTCTAGTATCCGCTCTCGGACAGGAACGTTCCGCTCGAAGTTGGTTTTCCGGAACGATTTAACAGGGAATCTAGCCTTTATCGATTATTCCAACAGTATTCTGTCGGTTGTTGAAATCGCCGATACGATTGATGCATACCATCCGGAAATTTCTCCTGATGGTAAGAAAGTCGCTTTTTGCACCGGACTCGAAGGAATTTCGGGGAAATCGGATCTTTATGTCCGCGACTTGAATGGGATGGGGTCAAACCTCGTCAAGCTCGATGTCGAATCTGCCGCGATTCCTCGCTGGCGTGTTCTTGAAAACGGGGACACGGCGATTGTTTATGTAACCGGTGCCGGTAACAACAAGAACGAATCGTCTTTCGAGGAATCATCTACGTGGCTGGTGAAATTTGCAAATGGCAAGTTCGGTAAACCGGAAAAACTGTTTGACGGTGCGTATCATGGCGGCATCAGTGAAGACGGTTCCTTGGCGGTGACCGGGGCAAGGCTTTTGCGCGCTCGAATTTCAAACCGTGATACGGTGTGGTACAACGAAGAACAGGCTTGCAACGTGTCTTTGGCAAAGGATAGCAGCAAGCGCACCTTGTTCCTAGATTTTGGCGGCAAGACCGGCCGTGATTATGTGGGTGAAGATTATGCTACCCACCAGAGACTATTGATCGCTGATAGCTTGGGAAAGCTGATGGGCTCGGTGGCTGCTCCGACGGGCTATACTTTTGACCATAGCGAATGGACCCTTGGCGGAGATAATCTTGCGGTAGCCACGTTAACCAATAGCGCTGGCGCACATACGAAAATTGTGTTGGTGAATGTGGCCGACGGTGAAGTGATGGATTTGGCCGAGGGCGACGAACTTTGGCATCCGAGCTTTTGGTCGCTGCAAAACAGCATGCTGAAAAATGTGACGCTGGATGTGGATAGCGCCGGTGTTTATCTGGACGAAGATTTTGATGTGGGTGCCACTATATTGCGGTACAAGATTGAACTGGTGTGGACCTACAGAGATTGGGCGAATGTGGTGGTGCTGGGGTCTTCGCGCCCCCAGTCGGGAATTATTCCTGCAAAGATGCGCGACCAGTTCAAGACGCTGAATGTGACGAATGTGCCGAATATGGTTGCCTCTACGGAATTCATCGCGAAAAATTATGTGTTCCCGCACGTGAAAAATTTGAAGTACCTTGTTGTTTCTTTGGATATTGACTTGTGGCACAAGGATGAACAAAGTGAATACAATTTCTTTTACAAGGATTACAGAAAATATCCGGGATATGTCTACGACGAAAATCACGATTTTTGGAAGAACGGTTACCCCGAAGGCTTGGCGGAATTGACCCAGAATACGCTGGGCCAGGAATACAACGAAAACTTGTTGCGCTCGACGCTGGGCTATGTGCCGGGCAATCCTGCAAATTGGGAAGAAAAACCAGCCGTGGAATTTGACAGTACTTGGATGGATTACTGGCCCGATCATTTCGAGGCGTCTTTTGAACATTTGCAGAATATTTTGAAGATGGCGGAAAATTACAATGTGAAGGTGATTGGCATTGTGTTCCCCCAGAGCCCGAATTTCAAGAAAACAGGTGCTTTTGGTCGTTATGGCGTTCGCAGAAGCGAGGCCCCGGCCCTGCTGAAACGAATCCAAAACCTGGAATCGGTTTATCCGAACTTTATTTTCTGGGATGAAAATAAAATGGGTGACCATGATTATGACGATTCAATGGCGAACAATAAGGACCATTTGAGTGATTTGGGGGCGCAGCAGTTGACGGAACGGTTAAATTTATTGTTAGAAGGTTTGGAGTAG
- a CDS encoding TIGR02171 family protein has protein sequence MKQILFCIVFLMTVFGSLSCSNSDYVSSSEYPTEFSQDKLSGMIRVKATGKNISLGTNEVSARANERPLMQVNFDYDFSIGKHEVTCGEFNEWMPSSTGLKLACENSNLPAADLTYYDAVLFANVRSKAEHLDTAYTYVKATFDAEMHCTSLEGFAYHPEVAGYRLPTEAEWVYVASLDWNLKKGWLAENSDYQSHEVCSMKVSENSPCDMTGNVMEWANDWLGYFRDTTVLNYVGAPDANAVGQRVVKGGSFRNAKNSVTPYSRGDVYTVTSATRANYVGFRLAYGPISNATWLNSDGKAVVSRIVSLVNSSTIRSLTGTYRTKLAFRNDVSGNLAYVDFSSGMNSVVEISDTLDVYHPDISPDGQKVAFSTGFEGVAGQSALYVRDLNGKGANLVKLDVESAAIPRWRVLANGDTVIVYVTDAGNNKDDASFKSASTWQVKFSDNKFGKPEKLFDGAFHGGISEDGSLAVTGARLLRARISNRDTVWYNGEQACNASLSKDGSMRSLFLDFGGKTGRDFVGVNYGTHERLLVADAQGNLIQSVAAPTGYSFDHSEWVSGGNNLVVATLANADGAHKKIVAVNLGDSSVTELTEGDELWHPCLWQRENASSGEDEFLNLDSAGAYLSENHEIEQARFRIKLELFWKSLDSIKVFFAGSSRMEMGVYPDLYPEWGMFNFGVTGIDAKRDFYFVKNYALNHLRNLKAIAVSVDLDGWRGSENHLALVLSSGVGYAYDANHDFWKDGLPAGFIEAVENGFPAEEEEVVSFSSRGGLQPLSNGWTFNGIEVLADSVYGEVEMANLNKHLDELKEIVKIASERNVYVIGILFPQAPQYKNTGAYGLYGLQRSVAKGIIAQLKTFAEENPYFILMDENKMGDHDYTDDMAQNRDHLSYVGAQQMTGRIESLLRTLKW, from the coding sequence GTGAAACAAATTCTTTTTTGCATCGTATTTTTGATGACGGTTTTTGGGAGCTTGTCTTGCTCTAATTCGGACTATGTATCGTCTTCTGAATATCCGACGGAATTTAGCCAAGATAAGCTTTCGGGCATGATTCGCGTTAAAGCGACCGGCAAGAATATTTCCTTGGGCACGAATGAGGTCTCGGCGAGGGCGAATGAACGTCCGCTCATGCAGGTAAATTTCGATTACGATTTTTCCATTGGAAAACATGAAGTGACTTGCGGCGAGTTCAATGAATGGATGCCGTCTTCTACGGGACTTAAGCTAGCTTGCGAAAACAGTAATTTGCCGGCGGCAGACTTGACTTATTACGATGCGGTTCTGTTTGCCAATGTTCGCAGCAAGGCCGAACATCTTGATACGGCTTATACTTATGTCAAAGCCACCTTCGATGCCGAAATGCATTGCACTAGCTTGGAAGGTTTTGCCTACCATCCCGAAGTTGCGGGTTACCGTTTGCCGACCGAGGCAGAATGGGTGTATGTGGCTTCACTCGATTGGAATCTAAAAAAGGGGTGGCTTGCCGAAAATTCGGATTATCAATCCCATGAAGTATGCTCCATGAAGGTGTCCGAAAATAGTCCTTGCGACATGACCGGTAACGTGATGGAATGGGCGAATGACTGGCTGGGTTATTTCCGTGATACGACTGTGCTGAATTATGTGGGCGCCCCCGATGCCAATGCCGTCGGGCAGCGAGTGGTGAAGGGCGGTAGCTTCCGCAATGCAAAAAATTCCGTTACCCCCTATTCCCGTGGCGATGTATATACGGTGACCTCTGCTACCAGGGCCAACTACGTGGGCTTCCGCTTGGCTTATGGACCTATTTCGAATGCAACCTGGTTGAATTCCGACGGAAAAGCTGTTGTAAGCCGAATTGTTTCCTTGGTGAATTCTTCGACGATTCGTTCCTTGACGGGTACTTACCGCACGAAACTTGCTTTCCGCAACGATGTTTCCGGAAATCTTGCTTATGTTGATTTTTCGAGCGGAATGAATTCGGTTGTCGAAATTAGCGATACGCTTGACGTTTACCACCCCGATATTTCTCCGGATGGTCAAAAGGTCGCATTCTCTACGGGTTTTGAAGGTGTTGCAGGCCAGTCGGCGCTTTATGTTCGCGACTTGAACGGAAAGGGGGCTAACCTTGTCAAGCTCGATGTAGAATCTGCCGCGATTCCTCGCTGGCGAGTTCTTGCAAATGGCGATACGGTGATTGTCTATGTGACCGATGCAGGAAACAACAAAGATGATGCTTCCTTTAAATCGGCTTCGACTTGGCAAGTCAAATTTTCGGACAATAAGTTCGGCAAGCCGGAAAAACTGTTTGACGGCGCATTCCATGGTGGTATCAGTGAAGACGGCTCCTTGGCAGTGACTGGAGCAAGGCTCTTGCGCGCTCGAATTTCAAATCGTGATACGGTGTGGTACAACGGAGAGCAGGCTTGCAATGCGTCTTTGTCGAAAGATGGCAGCATGCGCTCCTTGTTCCTCGATTTTGGCGGTAAGACAGGTCGCGATTTTGTGGGCGTAAATTATGGGACTCATGAGCGCCTTTTGGTCGCCGATGCCCAAGGAAACTTGATCCAGTCGGTGGCTGCCCCGACGGGGTATTCCTTTGACCATAGCGAATGGGTGAGCGGTGGAAATAACCTGGTGGTTGCTACGCTTGCAAATGCCGATGGTGCTCATAAGAAGATTGTTGCCGTGAATTTGGGTGATAGCTCTGTTACGGAATTGACGGAAGGCGATGAACTTTGGCACCCCTGTTTGTGGCAACGGGAAAATGCATCGTCTGGCGAAGACGAATTCTTGAATTTGGATAGCGCCGGTGCTTACTTGTCAGAAAATCATGAAATAGAGCAGGCTCGTTTCCGTATCAAGTTGGAACTTTTCTGGAAGAGCCTTGATTCCATAAAGGTGTTCTTTGCGGGGAGTTCCCGTATGGAAATGGGGGTGTATCCCGACCTTTATCCCGAATGGGGTATGTTCAATTTTGGCGTTACCGGAATCGATGCAAAGCGAGACTTCTATTTCGTCAAAAACTACGCCTTGAATCATTTGAGGAATTTGAAGGCGATTGCAGTCTCTGTCGACTTAGACGGTTGGCGTGGTAGCGAAAACCATCTTGCCTTGGTTTTGAGTTCGGGAGTGGGATATGCTTACGATGCCAACCATGATTTCTGGAAAGATGGCCTGCCTGCGGGTTTTATCGAAGCTGTAGAAAATGGATTTCCGGCCGAAGAAGAGGAAGTCGTCAGCTTTTCTTCGCGAGGGGGGCTGCAACCGCTTAGCAATGGTTGGACTTTTAATGGAATAGAAGTCCTTGCTGATTCCGTTTATGGTGAAGTGGAAATGGCCAATTTGAACAAGCACCTTGACGAGTTGAAGGAAATTGTCAAGATTGCCTCGGAAAGAAACGTTTATGTCATCGGAATACTGTTTCCGCAAGCTCCGCAGTACAAGAATACGGGGGCCTATGGCCTTTATGGCTTGCAGAGAAGTGTAGCGAAGGGCATTATTGCCCAACTGAAAACCTTTGCCGAAGAAAATCCCTATTTTATCTTGATGGACGAAAATAAAATGGGTGATCATGACTATACGGACGATATGGCACAAAACCGAGATCATTTGAGTTATGTAGGTGCGCAGCAGATGACGGGTCGCATTGAATCACTCTTGAGAACACTTAAATGGTAA